Part of the Pseudodesulfovibrio hydrargyri genome is shown below.
GAAAAGGTGGAGCACAGGCAGAACGGCTCGCCGGGCCCGAACACGAAGATGGTCTGTTCCTTGCCGTCCTCGGCCAGGCGGAAGAGCTTGACCTGTCCGGTCAGGAGCACGTGCAGCCCCTGGGACGAGTTGTCCTCGCTGAAGAACATGGATTTCTTGGGAAAACGCAGGACCTCGGCGTGCGAGGCGATGCGGTCGAGCTGGGCGTCGTCGAGCCGTTCGAAGATGGGAAAGGCGCTGATTTCGTTCTTGAGATCGATGGGCTGCATGAAAATCCCCGAAAAAGTGCTGCAAGTTGATCGAGATCAATGTGAAAGGGGCTTCACGCGCCTATTTTGAGGACGACAACGAGAAAAAGCAAGGAGGTCCCCATGAGCGCAACCATTCACTGTCCGTACTGCAACGCAGGCCAGGTGGTGGGCGATTTCGACAACTACGCCCCCTTCTACGTCAATTGCCAGGAATGTTCCAGGCGGTACATCGTCGAGCCGGTGCGCCACGGGGTCGTCGTCTACCGCGACGGCGACGCCCCCTGCTGTTCCGATCCCGAGTGCCGCGCCACCGAGATGGCCGGATCGGGCCAGGAATAAACCCCAAGGAGCCGACATGTTCACCATATTGCGGAAACTGACCAGAAATCTGATCTACGCCATCCCGGTCATGATGCTCGCCGGGTTCGCCTACGGACTGTGGGCGGACACGGCCTGGCTCAAGGCCGCGATCATCCCGTTCACCTTCCTCATGGTCTACCCCATGATGGTCACGCTCAAGATCCGCAAGGTCTTTGAGGGGGGCGACGCCAAAGCGCAAATCCTGACGCAGCTCATCAACTTCGGGCTGACCCCATTCCTGGCCTTCGGCGTCGGCCTCCTCTTCTTCCGGGACAACCCGTACATGGCCCTGGGACTGCTCCTGGCCGGGCTGGTGCCCACCAGCGGCATGACCATCTCCTGGACCGGGTTCGCCAAGGGCAATATGTCCGCCGCGGTCAAAATGACCGTCATCGGGCTCATCGCCGGGTCCCTGGCCACCCCGTTCTACGTCCAGGCCCTGATGGGCACGGCCATCCAGATGCAGCTGTCCGCCGTGTTCAAGCAGATCCTGTTCATCGTCTTCCTGCCCATGGCGCTCGGCTACCTGACCCAGCGGGTCCTGGTGAAGCGCTACGGCCAACAGACGTTCCAGCGCGACATCGGCCCGAAATTCCCGGGCCTGTCCACCGTGGGCGTGCTCGGCATCGTGTTCGTGGCCCTGGCCCTCAAGGCCAAGACCATCGCGGCCGCGCCCGGCGTGCTCCTGGACATCCTCGTGCCCCTGCTCCTGCTCTACGGTTTCAACTTCCTGCTCTCCACGCTCATCGGCAAGTCCATGCTGCCGCGCGGCGACGCCATCGCCCTGGTCTACGGCTCGGTCATGCGCAACCTGTCCATCGCCCTGGCCATCGCCATCAACGCCTTCGGCACCCAGGGCTCGGACGCCGCCCTGGTCATCGCCATGGCCTACATCATCCAGGTCCAGTCCGCCGCCTGGTACGTCCGCTTCACCCCCAAGGTCTTCGGGTTGCCCGAGGAACTCGCGCAACCGGCCTGACGGCCGGTCGCGAGTGCCTCCGGCGGCCGGGGGAAGGGGAGGGAAAACCCTTTGAAAAGGGCTTTTCCCTCCCCTTCCCCCGGACCCCCCATCCCCTCCTTTTTCCTAAACTTTTTGGTGCCGCTTCGCGGGGTGTGTGATCGGCAAGGCGTACTNNNNNNNNNNNNNNNNNNNNNNNNNNNNNNNNNNNNNNNNNNNNNNNNNNNNNNNNNNNNNNNNNNNNNNNNNNNNNNNNNNNNNNNNNNNNNNNNNNNNNNNNNNNNNNNNNNNNNNNNNNNNNNNNNNNNCTGGCCGCCGGAGGCATCAAAAAACCCCGCCCGGCGGATTCGCCGGGCGGGGTTTATTATAAGCGTCACTGGGACGGTTAGTCCCAGGTGCGTTTGTCTTCGATGGGGCGGATCTGCGGGGGCAGGGTGCCGGGGGCGAGGACCTTGAGGATGGGGCGCAGTTTGATCTTTTCGCGGAAGAGGTGGAGGAGTTCCTCCTCCTGATTGAACTGGCCCGCCTCGATGGACAGGATCATCTCGTCGATGCCGCCGGGGTTGGTGACTTCGATCTGCCAGCGTTTGACCTCTTCGAACCGGGCCATGACCTGCTCGACCTGGTGCGGGTACACGAACATGCCCTTGATACGGGCGGTGGTGTCCACGCGGCCGACGATGCCGCCCAGGCGCGGGGAGGTACGGCCGCAGGCGCACGGGGTGCGGTCCAGGTAGCCGAGGTCGCCGGTGGCCAGGCGGATGAGCGGGTAGGTGCGGTTGAAGGCGGTGACCACGATCTCGCCGACCTCGCCGTCCTTGAGCGGAATGCCGGTGTCCGGGTGGCAGATTTCGACGTAGGCGCGGTTGGACAGGTGCAAGCCGGACTTGTGGAAGCACTCGTAGCCGATGCAGCCCACGTCGGCCGTGCCGTAGCCCTGGCGCATGATGCAGTCGAACTTCTTTTCCAGGGTGGAGCGCATCTTCTCGGAGAACTTTTCGCCGGTCACGAAAGCCACTTCCAGGAACAGGTCCTTGCGCAGGGACAGGCCCGCTTCCTCGGCCTTCTGGGCCAGGTGCATGAGGTAGCTGGGCGTGCCCACATAGCCGGTGACGCGCAGCTTCTGCATGATCTCGATCTGCGAATTGGTGTTGCCGGGACCGGCGGGCACCACGGCGCAGGACAGGTTGCGCAGGGGCTCTTCGAACATCAGCCCGGCCGGGGCCAGATGGTAGTTGAAGGTGATCTGGGCCAGGTCGCCGGAGCGGAAGCCCGCGGCGTAAAAACCTTCGGTCCAGCCCCAGTAATCCTCGGAGCGGTCTTCGGGGTCGAAGATCGGGCCCGGGGAAAGGAACACGCGCTGCAGCTCGCCCAGGTCCTTGGTCAGCAGCCCGCCAAGGCGGGGGCCCATGGACTGGAGAAAGATCAGTTCCTTTTTCTTGATGATGGGGATATGCTTGAGATCGTTGAGCACGCGGAACTTGTCCACGTTGAACTGGGCGCGGTCGAACCGCTTCTTGACGTCCTCGGAGTACCTGTAGGCATAGGAAAGCAGCTCTTTCAGCTGCAGCTGGCAATACTGCCTGCGCTCGGACTCGTCGAGCACCTCGCGGCGGGAATAGATTCCCTCGGTACGGTCTTTTCGTGTCATATCTAGCTCCTTGGTGGCTTGGATTCCATATCGGACAGGGAGCGGGACTATACCACGCCGGTCGGATTTTGCAAGAAAAACTTTAAATTTGCAGACATTCCGAACAGTTGCAAGCACAATTCCCCCTCACGCACAAGTTGCAGAATGTGCTTGACACCGGAATACCAAATAGATACTCATACTTTCCCTGACGGGTCATGGGTCGTTAACTCAGTTGGTAGAGTATCTGCCTTTTAAGCAGAGAGTCACTGGTTCGAGCCCAGTACGACCCACCAGAATGCGTCCCCATCGTCTAGTGGCCTAGGACTCCGGCCTCTCACGCCGGCAACAGGGGTTCAAACCCCCTTGGGGACGCCACTGACAAATCAACGGGTTACAGCAAATCGCTGTAACCCGTTTTTGTTTGCGTGGCTCGTCCGCGTGGCTCGAGCGCCACGTCAGCATCACCTGACCAACTTCAGGGCGGGCGATTCCTTGTCCCCGTCATTCCGCCAGGCCGCATCCAAGGCATCCACCGCGCCGGTGCTTTTCTTGACCTTGTGGATGTATCGCTGGGTCGTCGCAATGGACTTGTGACGAAGCAACTGCTGCACTTCCACGATGGTCGCCCCGTTATGGATGGCGATGCTGGCGGACAGATGACGGATTCCGTGATAACCGAAGTTCCTCACGCCGACATCGGCACACAGCCGCCGCAGCCAGCGGTTGTTGATGTCCAGAAGGCCTTCGAACCGACTTCCGAACACCAATTCCTCGTCCCTGGACATCAGCTTCCATTCCGCCAAGTGCGCCCTGAGCATGCCGGAAATGGGCAGTTCGTCGAACTCGGCATTTCCGCTTCTGCGCTTGTTGGTCCAGAAACCGATCATGCCCGTGGTCAGGTTGACTTCCGACCACTTGAGCTTCCACAGTTCGCCCCGACGGGCAGCTGTGTGGAACGCCAACAGAAGGAGTTGCCGTTGCAAGGGGGTCGCCACATCCACGGCCTTGCGGAAGTCCTCCAGGGACGGAACCCACCTCGGGTGGCGCTGCTCGGGGAACTTGTCCACGGACCGGAACGGATTCGTCTTGTCCATTTCCAGATACCGCGCACCCCACTTCCAGGCGGCGGCAAGGTTTTTCCTGTCCCGATTGGCCGTGTTCCCCGTGGTCTGCTTCTTGAGTCGGCTCAGATGGTCCAGGGCCACCACAGGGCTGATCTCATGAACCAGCTGTGTCGGCCTTGCCGTCATTTCGAACAAACGCCGAAAGGCAAGGCGCTTGTCCGAGCAACTTCCCTTGGACCATGTGGCCGTGGCGTAATCCATGTAGGCATTCGCCCAATCCCCGACCAGGACTTCCAGGCCCACGCGATGCATGTCCTTTCGTTTTTCCGCATCGGCGAGCTCCAAGGCTTCTCGGGTCTTGTTTTCCCATTTTTCCGCGTCTTTCATCTTGTCAAAGAGCTGGGTGCGCCTGATTTGAGGCGAACCGTCGGCGGGCGTAAAGCGCACGGCTCCACGCCACCGTTTTCCTTCCTTGTAAGGCATTGTCTTTTCTCCTTATAGGGAAGACCGCTTACCGGGATTCACGCTGCCATAGCTTGTGTTTGTCGGTCAAATTCTTCCGCTGCCGTTTTCTGGCCACAGGAACATCGGCTGGCTGCTCCGAGGCTCCCACGGTGTTCAGTTCCTGGTAAGCTTCCACGTTTTCCCGGAGAAACCGGATTCCACGCGTTCCGACAATGAAGGCCTTCAAACGAACCTTCATATCGCGACGCCTTACAAGGCTTTCGGAAATTCCAAAAAGCTGGGCAACTTGTTTAACCGTCAACACATCATCCACGTTCACAACCTTCAACCGGTTTCGTCGAGCCGGACATCCTGACGCCCAACACACCAGTTCAACACTCCCGGCATGTGCAAAGTCAAACGGCTGGAGGGGGAAAAGAATAAAAAAACGACCCCGCCGGGAAATGGCGGGGCCGCATCTAATAGGAACTGCCCAGGTAGGCGTTCGATATGTCACGGCGACCGGGGGAATGCCCTGCCACTTCCTCGATGGCGTCTCGCGCTTCGTTGTCGAGCCGGGGCCATTCGTCCCCGGCCGTTGCCTGGGCTGCCTCCTGGAACGCCTGCACACTCTCGTGCTGGTTGGGCGGTTCAAAGCCCGCGTGATTCAAATACATTTGATGAAACCTTTCGTGTCGAAGGCCGTGCAGGGTTCCTCCGGCATTTTTGCCCGCAAGGCCGTGTTTCCTGGCCGCATAATCCAGCCGGTGCAGCCATTCGTCGCCCATGCCCTCGGGCATGAGGTTGTGGATACCCTTCCTGTTGAAGGGGGACACGTATTCCCCGGCCCGCTCAAGAGCCGCCTCCTGTTGCGGGGACAAGTTATACAGGGTCCGAGGCCTACCGCCCTTGGTCCCGTATTGTACGAGCAGGCTATGGTTTTCCCTGTCCCAGTCACTGGGCAAATCCAGTTTGGCGGATTCTTCTCGTCGCAGCTCGAGCTCATACATTAACTCGATCTGGACCGCCACCCGACCAGCATGCCGGAACGACGCGTCGTTCCGCATGCTGGTCAGGGATTCTTCAACAACTTCCGGGCTGACCGTGCGGGACGCCTGGTTGGCTATGGACCCGCGCTTGACCCCGAAAGTGTCGTTGTTCCCGCTGATGCGGTCGTTTCCGTAAGCGTCGCAAAGATGCCTGGCGGCACTGAACACCTCGGCTATCCGACCATCACCCACACCGTCCGAGCGCATGACATCCGCCACGCGCTGGAAGTGCTTGTTCGTCAGTTTGGACCATTTCTGGACCCCAAACCCAACCCTTCGTAGCGTCTTCACAAAGAAGCGTCCGTTTTGGCGGATTCGGTACTGTTTCGTTTTCGGACCGGACAAGGTTGCCCGGTTTACCGCATACTTGAGGCTGTCGGATTTTCCCATTGGAATTCTCCTTCCGTTAAAGGTTCGGGGCAGCGCCCCTGGGCCAAGCAGATCGGACTTTTCCCGTTATCCAGGAAAGACCTGCCTGTGGCGGAAACCCACCACGCATCACCGGTCAGGGGTAGAATGAATGCCCGATTCCCATTCGGAAGAGGACTCCGGAAAACCTAGTTAATAAAGGGTGATGCCCCGCAAACGCGTATGTCTTGCGGATTGGATGGCATCCATAGGGGAAGTGCGGCAATGACAGACGTAGATATCTGTCATTCAACCTGTGGCGGGTGCTGCGTTACAGCCTGCGTTTGGATTCTGAAAAGGCCGTTTGTTTGGAAAACGGCGCGCGGATCGTTGAAGCACAAGGCTTCTTCATGCGTCATCAGTTCAGACTAACGTCATGAACTTATGACGCACGGTACGTGCGTTTCACCTCCTTTGGGTTACGGAATTATCCGGTGGATATGCTCCACCCTATGACGCCGCAAAACCTTCGCGCAAGCTCCGGCGGCAGGGTTTCTGCCCCTCCCGCCCATTTTGCCGCGAGCGTGACGCAAGCAGCCGCCGGGGCAAGGCCAAGCCCTGCGGGCGGACGCTTCGCGGTCCGGCCTTGCCCCGACGACTTTACTTGCGCCGTGATTACCGCAGGCGACGGTGAGAGGGATGGCGGGTTCGACTCCGGCTCAAGGGATATTCTCATGTCCCTGCTCACGCATCCACCCCCAAAAGCAACAAATCCCTTGCTACTGATTATCAACTTATTTATTAATCTTGATAAGCAACTAGTTGCTTAACCCTGTTAACAAGGTGGTTGATTAACCATGGCTGAAGATGACGTCGTTGACCTCACCCCTGTGAAGACCCCGGAACAATTGCTGAAGGAAGAAGTCGGGCTTTATCTGAAGATTGTGCGGGAGGCTCAGGGCAAGCCCCTCAGATGGGTCGCCCAGAAGTTGGGATGCACCAGCTCGTTTATATCCCAGATCGAAAAGGGGAACGCTTCGATTCCGCTGGATCGGGTACTGGACTTCTCCCTTGCCTATGATCTTCCTGTGCCGGAGTTCGTTCGAATTGTTCTCGTCGCCATGCACAACGACACTTATCGGGCGCTCATGAGCATACTGGAAAATGACCCGGAAATGGCCCATGCAGCCGATCAGTGCCACTCGACGAACGACGCGAAACTACGAGCCAAACGCCGCAAAATTCTCAATCCGGGACTGAGCTCAAAATCGCTTGATCGAATGCGGGAATTTATCTTGAAGAACCAAAAGCCAACATATGGGGAACCGGTGGCAGGTGACTCGTGATTGATTTACGGAAACAAGACCATCTTGGGGTAACCTCGTCGTCTGAAAATGGAGACATTCACAACAATGACGCATTTCTATTTTTGGGAAATTGCCCTGCCCACAGGTACGAGGCCATAATCACAGACCCACCTTACGAGATCGGAATTGCCGGCAAGGATTGGGATTGCAAAAAGCTGCGGATCGACGTTCTGGCTTATCAATTCCATCGTGTTCTGAAACCTGGCGGCAATGTCTTTGTATTTTGCTCGGATTTTCAATTCGGCGACTGGTATTGTGAACTTTCGCGCTACTTCCCCAAACTGCGCAAGTTTGCCTGGTGCAAGCCCGACTCCGTCGGGTTCAACAAGGGTATGTTTCAGGAAAGCTTCGAACTTGGGTTGCATGCGTGCTCGGAAGACTCATTTTTCGATGATCAAAAATACTACAAAAATCATATGGTCACTGGGAAAACATCGGGGAAAGAACGGCTGATGCCTGACCCCGACGAAGAATGGTCAGAGAAAAAAGGCGAAAAAGCCCTTCATCCCACACAAAAACCGCTGAAAGTGGTCGAAGAACTGGTTACCGCCTTGAGCAAAAAAGGCGACACCATTTTTGACCCCTTTGCCGGCACCGGAACGCTTGGGGTTGCAGCCAAAAAATTGGGAAGGAAATTCGAGATGGTCGAGTACGGCTTCCGGAACCACATTGCGGCATGGGACCGGATTCGAGGGGAAGAGTAAACCATATCCCAACAAGCCGAATCAATATTCGAGCCGAAGCTCGACTGCCCGATTCAACTTCATCCTAAGGTGTTCCCATTTTGGGACGACTCGGGACAACAGGCGATAAAACGCCGCCGAGTGGTTCCTGACGCGCAAATGGCAAAGTTCGTGGAAAATCACGTACTCGATGCAATCCTTCGGCGCTGCGACGAGCTCGGGATTCAGGATGAGCGTACCGCTATTGGTACAGCTTCCCCAACGTTTCCGCATCCGAAGCATTCGCCACTCCGGAACGGTTTTCACGCCGATCCCGGAAGTTCTCTCCAGACACGATCCCACCAGGGAATGGAAAATAGCATCCGCCCGATCACGAAGCCACGCATCCACCAGTTTCTTGGCTTCATCTGCGCCATCCTGGGCCAGGAGGGTCACTTCCAGATGCGCTCCCTTGAGCTTGGCTGAACGTTCGTGGCCAACCAACAGCTTCAACCGATATTGCCGTCCCAGATACCTGACTTCCTCGCCGGAGACATATCGCCTGGCCGGGATGGCCGGGGGATAAGCCGCGAATATCCTCTGCTGCTTGAGGACCCATGCTCCCCGGCTTTTCACCTTGGCCGCTATCTCATCTTCGGTCGCCGTCCGAGGCGCATCCGTGACGACGGAACCATCTGGGAAGACATGAATGGCCAAGGTCTTCCTGGTCGCTGGCCGGATGGAGTAATCGATTCTGGTGGTCCCGTAATGTACGGAACCCCGAGCTGGCAAATCAGGCAAGGTCACGTCTCTTGGCAACAAGAATCAATTTGTCGATGACAGCATCTATCACTTCGCCGGGGAATGTCACACCGGATGATTCCGAAGCATCATACAAAACGTCTTCAATATCGTTCTTCATTTCGTTGACAATATCAATATTGTCGCTCCAATCCCTGATTTTCCTGGATGTTACGGCGTCGTCTATGGATATCGCCATCTGGGGCAAGGAAGCTTCGGCGATCTGCCCTTCCAGCATTTCCCCCAGGATTCCGAAGTAAACGGCGGCTTCGTCCTTGCCCTTGAGGGACGGCGGCAGGTTGCCACGTTCCCCCTGTTGCAAGTCATCCAGCAGCCCTCGCATCTTGCCGAGATATTCGGCATCGGAAAGCCGGTGCGCACGATGGCTGCTGATGGTTTCGTTGATGATTTCCGACAAGCGTTTGAAGAGGACCGGGTCCTCATCCATCCGGACAGTGATTGTTTTCTTCACCCGGGCCGCAATGTGGTCGGCCTTGGCGGCATCTCCCTGGATCAGCTCCAACTGTTGCTCGAAGGCGTCCACGGCAAAGATATCCACCGGGGCGACTACCTCCTGCACGGCATCCGCTCCGATGTGCTTGCTGACCATGTTCTTGAGCTGCTGCTCGTAGGCCGAATAATCCACGGCCTCGCCGAACCGATGCTTGACGGCGTTGCGAAGGTTCAGGAAATCCTTCAAATCGGCCTTGTACCGGCGGATCGTCTTTTCGGGCGTATTGTCGAGAAACCGCGCGCTGCTCAGCGCCAGTTGCAGGGTGTTGGCAAAGAGGCGCAGGGCATCGTAAAATCGCTCCCGAATGTCTTCCGGCTCCAAAGCCAGTTGCATGGCCTCGATGTCCGCCTTGTTCGCGACTTCCTTGAAAATCTCCCAGACATTGGCGTGCCTGGCCTTGAGTTGTTCAATTTCGCCGCTGACGTCGAGAATGGTATTCTCGATGTCGGCCCGGTCGAACCCTTCCTTTTCCAGGGCGGCATAGGTGTCGATGGCTTCATTCAAGGCTCCGAAGATGCCCCGGTAATCCACCACCAGGCCGTAATCCTTGCCGTCCCACAAACGGTTCACCCGGGCGATGGCCTGAAGGATGTTGTGCTCCTTGAGGTTCTTGTCCAGGTAAAGGACGCTGTTCCGGGGCGCGTCGAACCCGGTGAGAAGCTTGTCGATGACGATCAGGATTTCGGGGTCGTCATTGTGGTTGAAGGCGTTGATGATGCTTTCGAGATACTGCTTCTCGTTTCCGTACCGGCGCATCATGTCGTTCCAGAACACCTGCACCTCGGGCATCTTGGATTCATCGGTGGAGGTGTTGCCCTCTCGGCTGTCGGGGGAAGACATGACCACGGCCACGGAGACTTCGTCCTGTTCCGCGAAACACCGAAGGTAGGCCAGAGCCGCCGGGCGGCTGGCAACCGCGAACTGGGCTTTCTTGCCGGTTCCCTTGCAAAACTGCTTGAAATGCTGGGCGATGTCATAAGCGACTTCGGCAATCCGCGACTCGGCGGAAAAGAGCTGCTCGGCCTGCCTGAACTTCTTTTTGAGGTCGCGTTTCTGCTCGGGATTCAGCCCTTCGGTAATACGATCAAACCACTTGTCCAGTTCGGCATCGTCCCCGTGCAGCTCGCTCATGCGCCCTTCGTACCTGAGCGGGGCCACAGCCCGGTCCTGGACCGCCTGATTCATGGTGTATTTGTGGATGAAGCCGCCGAACTGGTCGGCCGTGCTCTTCTCTTTCTTCAGGAGCGGCGTGCCCGTGAAGCCGATATAGCAGGCGTTGGGGAAGACCACGCGCATCTTGGCATGGCTCTGGCCGTATTGGCTGCGATGGCTTTCGTCCACCAGCACGAAGATGTTCCGGTCTTCGTCCTTGGTGCGCTTGTTGGCCACGGTCTCGAATTTGTCGATGATGGTGGTGACGATGGAGGCGCGTTCCCCGGCAATGAGCTTGAGCAGGTGTTCCCCGGTCCGGGCTTGGACCACGTCCTTGCCGCACGCCTTGAAGGTCTTGGAAATCTGGTTGTCCAGGTCGATGCGGTCTGTGACGATGACCACCTTGGGATTCTTGATGCGGGGATTGAGTGCCAGGGCCTTGGCGAGCATGACCATAGTCAGGGATTTGCCCGACCCCGTGGTGTGCCAGATGACCCCGCCCCGACGGCGGCTGTCGCCCTTGACGTCGGTGACCCGATCCACCGTGGCCTTGACCGCGAAATATTGCTGGTAGCGGGCGATTTTCTTGATGCGGCTGTCGTAGATGATGAAACCGTATATGAGTTCCAGAAGCCGCTCCGGGCGCAGGAGGGAATGCAGGGTCTTGTCCTGCGGCGTGGGGGTGCGATGCCCGGAAGTGAGGATACGTGTCAGGGCTTCCCGCTGTTCGTCCGTGGCCTCGGCCATGAGCCGGGACCGTTGCGCTTCGACCAAGGGTGTGTTGACGATGGCGCTCAGGGCTTCATTTTGGCCGTCAGCGTCCTCTTCCTTCCAGATCGACCAGAACTTCGCATCCGTGTCCGTGGTGGCGTACATGGCCCGATTCTGGCTGATTGAAAGCAATATCTGGCTGTAGATGTACAACTCCGGGATTTCCGTGACCCGCTGATTGCGCAGATGCTGGCTGATGCCTTCCTTGATGGCCCCGCGCTGGTCGGGCCGCTTGCACTCGATGATGGCCACAGGAATGCCGTTGACGAAAAGCACGATGTCTGGCCGGCGCACGGCATCGGAGTGGCGCCGCTCGAACTCGAACTCGTCGCACATGTGGTAGACGTTGTTTTCCGGGTGTTCCCAATCGATGTATTTCAGGGAATGGCTTTTCACGGACCCGTCGATGGTCTGCTCCAGGCTGATGCCGAGGGTGAGCAGGTCATAGACCTGCTCGCTGGTGGCTATCAGGCTGTCGAACGGCACCTGAGCGATTTCCCGCACGGCCCGCGCGATATTGGCATCCGAGAACTCGTGCTCCCGCCCCTTGAAGGTGATGGAATTCATCTCCCGCAACCGGGCTTCCAACACGTCCAGCAGGACCGGCATGGACTTGCGCCCTCCACGCATGGACAGGGCCTTGGTGGGCGGGACATACTTGTAGCCAAGCTGTTCCAGCAGGATCAGGGCAGGGGCGTGGGACGCGGCGTATTCCTTGAAATCGATGCTATTCATTGGTGATCTCTCAAGGTTTCGTACACAGCGTGTCTATGGCTATTAAATATGCTGGACTAAACGATTCGAACCCCCATTTTGGAGGTTCAATTTTCCCGGTGGCAAATTCCCCACATAATTCAACCAAAGGGACTTTGGACTCTACGCCTAACGCCACCTTCATTCTTTCAAAATAAGCCGTAGATTGGGATCGCGCAAAAATTTCAAAGGGCGCACTCCTGTACCCTGTATATAGCAATGAAACGGGATACCAAAGATGCCCTTCCTCCCTACCATTAAGATAACTATGCAGATATAAGAAAAAATCTGCCTGCATCAGATGGTAAAAGCTTAAGGACGGGCACATGTCGGCCCGACCTTTCAACATGTCGGCATGAATTGATCTTCTATTCAATTCAAGGCGGGCATTTCGCACATCATTGAGCCCCCCGAGATATGGTCGATAGTGAGTGTACGACTTCATAGGATGTTCATTGGAGCTAAACCGACCGACGAAATAGAAATCCTGTACCAATTCGGGAACCACTTCAAAGCGTTCTTCCTTCAAGGCAATGGCAACGGCGCATAAGAACAACTCATGAAGAAAAAATCGGTAATTGTCGGCAGCAATTTCCACCCATTGATGCCTTCCATCATCGGGCCACTGGGTAAACGGATAAAGCCTTTCAATGAACCGACGAAGAGTCTCTCCAGCCTGCTGAGCAGGGACATATCGAATTAAGATTGCGAAAAATTCAACCAGCTCGTTTTTGGGTTCTTCCAGCATCTCGATGCTCCGCACCAAGCGATCGTCCAGTTCCCCATCACCTTCAGGCTCAACCCGAAAACGCTCAAGGTTCTCGACAACCGTATCGAAATAGTCCCTGCAGGCCCCAAGAGCATTTGCTTTCCCAGCTTGAAGCGCCGTCATGGCCACTCGTTGCTTCGAGGAACTTCCGAGAGTGATTTCTTCGTCACTAAGAATATACGCAGGCGGTTTTCCCAATTCCGGCTTTTTAAAAACCGGCTTGTTGAAGATCGCCCGTAGCAACTGTTCAA
Proteins encoded:
- a CDS encoding type I restriction endonuclease subunit R, with translation MNSIDFKEYAASHAPALILLEQLGYKYVPPTKALSMRGGRKSMPVLLDVLEARLREMNSITFKGREHEFSDANIARAVREIAQVPFDSLIATSEQVYDLLTLGISLEQTIDGSVKSHSLKYIDWEHPENNVYHMCDEFEFERRHSDAVRRPDIVLFVNGIPVAIIECKRPDQRGAIKEGISQHLRNQRVTEIPELYIYSQILLSISQNRAMYATTDTDAKFWSIWKEEDADGQNEALSAIVNTPLVEAQRSRLMAEATDEQREALTRILTSGHRTPTPQDKTLHSLLRPERLLELIYGFIIYDSRIKKIARYQQYFAVKATVDRVTDVKGDSRRRGGVIWHTTGSGKSLTMVMLAKALALNPRIKNPKVVIVTDRIDLDNQISKTFKACGKDVVQARTGEHLLKLIAGERASIVTTIIDKFETVANKRTKDEDRNIFVLVDESHRSQYGQSHAKMRVVFPNACYIGFTGTPLLKKEKSTADQFGGFIHKYTMNQAVQDRAVAPLRYEGRMSELHGDDAELDKWFDRITEGLNPEQKRDLKKKFRQAEQLFSAESRIAEVAYDIAQHFKQFCKGTGKKAQFAVASRPAALAYLRCFAEQDEVSVAVVMSSPDSREGNTSTDESKMPEVQVFWNDMMRRYGNEKQYLESIINAFNHNDDPEILIVIDKLLTGFDAPRNSVLYLDKNLKEHNILQAIARVNRLWDGKDYGLVVDYRGIFGALNEAIDTYAALEKEGFDRADIENTILDVSGEIEQLKARHANVWEIFKEVANKADIEAMQLALEPEDIRERFYDALRLFANTLQLALSSARFLDNTPEKTIRRYKADLKDFLNLRNAVKHRFGEAVDYSAYEQQLKNMVSKHIGADAVQEVVAPVDIFAVDAFEQQLELIQGDAAKADHIAARVKKTITVRMDEDPVLFKRLSEIINETISSHRAHRLSDAEYLGKMRGLLDDLQQGERGNLPPSLKGKDEAAVYFGILGEMLEGQIAEASLPQMAISIDDAVTSRKIRDWSDNIDIVNEMKNDIEDVLYDASESSGVTFPGEVIDAVIDKLILVAKRRDLA
- a CDS encoding toll/interleukin-1 receptor domain-containing protein, with the translated sequence MSNIENSVPKVFISYSWTTPDYESQVVALAERLVEMGVDVVLDKWDLVEGADVNKYMEQMRADANISKVLMLCDKAYAEKADSRKGGVGTETLIITPEIYGQADPASKEQRYIPIIMERDEQGQACCPIFLSGRSYIDMSTPDLFEKGFEQLLRAIFNKPVFKKPELGKPPAYILSDEEITLGSSSKQRVAMTALQAGKANALGACRDYFDTVVENLERFRVEPEGDGELDDRLVRSIEMLEEPKNELVEFFAILIRYVPAQQAGETLRRFIERLYPFTQWPDDGRHQWVEIAADNYRFFLHELFLCAVAIALKEERFEVVPELVQDFYFVGRFSSNEHPMKSYTHYRPYLGGLNDVRNARLELNRRSIHADMLKGRADMCPSLSFYHLMQADFFLYLHSYLNGREEGHLWYPVSLLYTGYRSAPFEIFARSQSTAYFERMKVALGVESKVPLVELCGEFATGKIEPPKWGFESFSPAYLIAIDTLCTKP